A portion of the Halodesulfovibrio aestuarii DSM 17919 = ATCC 29578 genome contains these proteins:
- a CDS encoding class IV adenylate cyclase, protein MAFEIELKFIHINPSLLREKLSALGGLCKGRHLERNVVFDLPERDMKEAGKLLRLRTKQWKDRHETVLTLKLPPKGDMPVDVKIYDERETKVESFDGTYAILEGLGYDGAFRYDKMREEWALDNVEICLDELSFDTVVELEGERDDIFAVADKLCLPRENASTATYHELHSSYRERENLAPQDSFYFTDDECQRLLEKL, encoded by the coding sequence ATGGCGTTCGAAATTGAACTGAAATTTATACATATTAACCCCTCATTGCTGCGCGAAAAACTATCAGCACTCGGTGGTTTGTGTAAAGGAAGACATCTGGAGCGCAACGTTGTTTTCGACTTGCCTGAACGGGATATGAAAGAAGCAGGCAAGCTTTTACGCTTACGGACAAAACAGTGGAAAGATCGACATGAGACGGTTCTAACATTGAAACTTCCGCCAAAAGGTGACATGCCTGTAGATGTAAAGATATACGATGAGCGTGAAACTAAAGTTGAGAGCTTTGACGGAACGTATGCTATCCTTGAAGGGCTTGGGTATGATGGAGCCTTTCGGTATGATAAGATGCGTGAAGAATGGGCACTTGATAATGTTGAGATTTGTCTTGATGAACTTTCATTTGATACGGTTGTTGAGTTGGAAGGCGAGCGGGATGATATTTTTGCGGTAGCGGACAAGCTTTGTCTACCGCGTGAAAATGCATCTACTGCCACCTATCATGAATTACACAGCTCCTACCGTGAAAGGGAAAATCTTGCTCCGCAGGATAGTTTTTATTTTACCGATGATGAATGCCAGAGGTTGCTGGAAAAATTGTAG
- a CDS encoding DUF190 domain-containing protein, giving the protein MHNLQGPTQRLSIYISEKDQFNGQSLYEVIIEQAKNSDLAGVSVFRGLYSYGRDKKIHSMGVLRISEDLPLLIQIIDTKENIQSFIPKLAQFAADALILQEDVTVILPASKSE; this is encoded by the coding sequence ATGCATAACTTACAAGGCCCCACACAGCGACTAAGTATTTATATTAGTGAAAAAGATCAGTTCAATGGTCAAAGTCTTTACGAAGTTATTATAGAACAAGCAAAAAATTCAGACCTTGCAGGTGTTTCTGTTTTCCGAGGTTTGTACAGCTATGGCAGAGACAAAAAAATACACTCTATGGGTGTGTTGCGTATTTCTGAAGACCTTCCTCTTCTTATACAAATTATCGACACAAAAGAGAACATTCAAAGCTTTATTCCTAAATTAGCACAATTCGCTGCTGATGCACTCATTTTACAAGAAGACGTAACAGTAATATTACCTGCGTCAAAATCTGAATAA
- the crcB gene encoding fluoride efflux transporter CrcB produces the protein MTKIILLFCAGGLGSLSRYLLSGVFQRAINISFPIGTYLVNIFGCFLFGLIWAYAQDRLSLSPDFRVIVLTGFMGAFTTFSTFIFESAALLDSAQWPYFLLNVAGQIITGVILLKFGLTLGRLL, from the coding sequence ATGACAAAAATCATCCTACTGTTTTGTGCCGGCGGGCTGGGCAGTTTGAGCCGTTATTTACTTTCAGGGGTATTTCAACGCGCAATAAACATTAGCTTCCCTATAGGCACATATCTAGTCAACATTTTCGGGTGCTTCCTGTTCGGTCTTATCTGGGCATACGCACAAGACAGACTCTCCCTTTCTCCAGACTTTCGTGTCATAGTGCTTACTGGCTTCATGGGTGCCTTTACTACCTTCTCAACATTCATTTTTGAATCAGCAGCCCTGCTAGACTCTGCACAATGGCCGTACTTTCTCTTAAATGTTGCGGGACAAATTATCACTGGAGTTATCCTTCTTAAATTCGGACTCACTCTTGGTAGACTTTTGTAG
- a CDS encoding NAD(P)/FAD-dependent oxidoreductase: MTTPDGAILQRDKKTYAIVPRTPAGMLTPDVLETIAYVCRKYEVPIIKITSGQRMALVGMKEEQVEPIWEELKWKVGRATELCVHYVQACPGTAVCKLGVQDSLGFGLEIEEAMYGKPFPAKVKFGISGCPMCCGESRVRDIGLIGTKKGWEVIVGGNSGPRPRIGDTLAKDLTQEEAQALVEKFLDYYRENSGKRVRISKFVEKEGIDAIKEAIL, encoded by the coding sequence ATGACTACTCCAGATGGTGCAATTTTACAGCGCGACAAAAAAACTTATGCAATCGTTCCACGTACCCCGGCAGGTATGCTTACTCCAGATGTTCTTGAGACTATCGCATACGTTTGTCGTAAGTACGAAGTGCCAATTATCAAAATTACTTCCGGCCAGCGCATGGCCCTTGTCGGCATGAAAGAAGAGCAGGTTGAACCAATTTGGGAAGAGCTTAAATGGAAAGTGGGCCGTGCCACTGAACTTTGTGTTCATTACGTTCAGGCCTGCCCTGGTACCGCAGTATGTAAACTCGGCGTGCAAGATTCTCTTGGTTTCGGTCTTGAAATTGAAGAAGCTATGTACGGCAAGCCGTTTCCAGCAAAAGTTAAGTTCGGTATTTCCGGCTGTCCAATGTGCTGTGGCGAAAGTCGTGTTCGTGACATTGGTCTTATTGGCACGAAAAAAGGTTGGGAAGTTATTGTAGGCGGTAACTCTGGTCCTCGTCCTCGTATAGGTGACACTCTTGCAAAAGACCTTACTCAGGAAGAAGCTCAGGCTCTTGTTGAAAAATTCCTCGACTACTATCGTGAAAACTCAGGTAAACGAGTACGTATATCTAAGTTTGTAGAAAAAGAGGGCATTGATGCAATTAAAGAAGCTATTTTATAG